The DNA segment CCCGGTTTGAAATTGGTTCCCTTCCCGATGAAAATATCAGCGGAAAGACAGCCGTAAAGATAGGCGTTTCTATGCTGAGCCAGCAGTTCAGCTACCAGAGGAGGCAGGCTGTACAAATTCGCCAAAACAGAATTTCCCAGAGCGAGGTGCACCCCCGGCCCCCAGGCCAAGGCTTCGTGAGGGATGAGCGCGGCGATTACCGCAAGGCAGAGAATGGCACATATCTTCATATTCTATTTCGCTCCAAGGAAGAGAAAGTAAGACTGCCAGCCCAAAAGTCAATGAGAATCTGTGTGACATTACCGATGCGACATTATTCTTCCATGCCACCGGATTCTATTTCGTCAATAAACAGGTCCACCAGATCGGAATCCAGAGCCGTGTCCGCAAGGCTCCCAAGAATGGAAAAAGCCTCTTGAGGAGTTTTCCCTTTCTGGTACGGGCGGTTGGTGGTCATGGCATCAAAACAATCCACCACGGCGAGGATGCGCCCGCCAAGAGGTATTTCCGATGCGGTCAGCCCGCGAGGGTATCCCTTCCCATCCATGCGCTCGTGGTGACAATACACATAATCCAACGCGGGGCCGAGAAAGTTCAGGTCCTTGAGAATGTCATACCCCCATTGAGGGTGGCTGCGAATTTCCAGCAACATCTGCTGGTTCATGCTGGAATCCTCTCCCGAAAAGACATGATCGCTAAATCCTATTTTCCCGATATCATGCAGAATACCGGCGGTACGAATGTGTTCGGTCTCGGTCTCGGACAGACCAAGCCTGCGGGCAAGCCGTTCAGCATAGGCTCCGACGCGCTCACCATGGCCCTCGGTATAGGCATCGCGCGCACCCAGAGCGCAGGCGACTGCTGTCACGGTGTTCAGGGAATTGAATTTGATGGTTTCCAGAAGCCGCTCCAGATGATCTTCCCTGGCTTCGATCTTGACCATCATCAGGCCCACGGCCTCGGCAAGCTCCCGAATATCCTCAGGATACTCAGGACCTGTCAACTCAAGAATCTCATTGGAATAATTTCCGGCGGCCACATCCTTGATGGCAAGAAGCAGC comes from the Pseudodesulfovibrio piezophilus C1TLV30 genome and includes:
- a CDS encoding HD-GYP domain-containing protein, yielding MASLCARERLLLAIKDVAAGNYSNEILELTGPEYPEDIRELAEAVGLMMVKIEAREDHLERLLETIKFNSLNTVTAVACALGARDAYTEGHGERVGAYAERLARRLGLSETETEHIRTAGILHDIGKIGFSDHVFSGEDSSMNQQMLLEIRSHPQWGYDILKDLNFLGPALDYVYCHHERMDGKGYPRGLTASEIPLGGRILAVVDCFDAMTTNRPYQKGKTPQEAFSILGSLADTALDSDLVDLFIDEIESGGMEE